In Candidatus Nanopelagicales bacterium, the following proteins share a genomic window:
- a CDS encoding LLM class flavin-dependent oxidoreductase yields the protein MRFGVLLIPTDPWPQAVRRARYLESLGFAHLWTYDHLSWQRYRDDPWFGAIPWLTGIAAATSTIRLGTMVTSPNFRHPVTLAKDAMTLDHISAGRVSLGIGAGGIGFDATVFDQPILTPGQRAARMRDFVEVLDELLRNPVVSGDNPTYPVHEARMIPGCVQRPRVPLVIAATGPKTITLAAERGDAWLTEGDPTDPEPTRDSAESAIRRQVQLLDDKCAEVGRDPASIDRVLLVSNRAERPLTDMATFADFVARYEALGFTDIVLHDPRPADPYWNDDPAMIEAVAAEFVS from the coding sequence ATGCGCTTCGGAGTCCTGCTCATCCCGACCGATCCCTGGCCGCAGGCAGTGCGAAGGGCCCGCTACCTGGAGTCGCTCGGCTTCGCTCACCTCTGGACGTACGACCACCTGTCGTGGCAGCGCTATCGCGACGATCCCTGGTTCGGCGCGATCCCCTGGCTCACCGGAATCGCCGCCGCCACCAGCACCATCCGACTGGGCACCATGGTGACGTCGCCCAACTTCCGTCACCCGGTCACGCTGGCCAAGGACGCGATGACTCTGGACCACATCAGTGCCGGCCGGGTGTCGCTGGGAATCGGCGCGGGTGGGATCGGGTTCGACGCCACCGTGTTCGACCAACCGATCCTGACGCCGGGGCAGCGGGCCGCCCGTATGCGCGACTTCGTCGAGGTGCTCGATGAGTTGCTGCGCAACCCCGTCGTTTCTGGTGACAACCCGACGTATCCGGTTCACGAGGCCCGCATGATCCCCGGCTGCGTCCAGCGGCCGCGGGTTCCGCTCGTCATCGCCGCGACCGGACCCAAGACGATCACGCTGGCTGCCGAACGCGGGGACGCCTGGCTGACCGAGGGCGATCCCACCGACCCGGAGCCGACCCGCGACAGTGCGGAGTCGGCGATCCGACGGCAGGTGCAACTCCTCGACGACAAGTGCGCCGAGGTCGGTCGGGATCCGGCATCGATCGACCGGGTACTGCTGGTGAGCAACCGCGCTGAGCGGCCGTTGACCGACATGGCAACGTTCGCGGACTTCGTGGCCCGCTACGAGGCGCTGGGATTCACCGACATCGTGCTGCACGACCCGAGGCCGGCCGACCCCTACTGGAACGACGACCCGGCCATGATCGAAGCGGTGGCCGCCGAATTCGTCAGTTGA
- a CDS encoding glutamate--cysteine ligase, translating to MGVEFTPSPSRSLGVEVELGIVNRVTGELVPASSQVIQALMANHPDAEEHPKVKHELFLSTIELITGVCDNPAEAYDDLSATVAEVRTQLDGMGLALMGGGVHPFADPKSLQRSPSERYDRLVERIQWPARRLQIHGVHFHVGVGGHEVAIQVMNQLLNYLPHFVALSASSPFWEGEDTGLASVRTKIFEAMPTAGLPSYFADWAAFEQFIESMIATNSIGSIREIWWDIRPHVMYGTLEFRMCDGMATLREVIALAALAQCLVEYLHSSIESGRIPPDPVGWVVRENKWRAARFGMDAVLVAADGTTRPLRQDVERLLTDLQATAVSLNCATQLGWIRDILDKGASYQRQRAVIESGGSLRDVVSLLVDEFMYDRIDGQR from the coding sequence ATGGGTGTCGAGTTCACACCATCGCCGAGTCGCTCACTGGGAGTGGAGGTCGAACTCGGCATCGTGAACCGGGTCACCGGCGAACTCGTCCCCGCCTCGTCGCAGGTGATTCAGGCCCTGATGGCGAACCATCCGGATGCGGAGGAACACCCCAAGGTCAAACACGAGTTGTTCCTCTCGACCATCGAGTTGATCACCGGCGTGTGCGACAACCCGGCCGAGGCCTACGACGACTTGTCCGCCACTGTGGCGGAGGTGCGGACCCAACTCGACGGCATGGGCCTGGCGCTGATGGGCGGGGGTGTCCACCCGTTCGCGGACCCGAAGTCGCTGCAACGCAGTCCGAGCGAACGCTACGACCGTCTCGTGGAACGTATCCAGTGGCCGGCCCGACGACTCCAGATCCACGGCGTGCACTTCCACGTCGGTGTCGGGGGCCACGAAGTCGCCATCCAGGTCATGAACCAACTACTGAACTACCTCCCCCATTTCGTGGCCCTGAGCGCATCGTCTCCGTTCTGGGAGGGCGAGGACACAGGACTGGCGTCTGTGCGCACCAAGATCTTCGAGGCCATGCCAACGGCGGGATTGCCGTCCTACTTCGCCGATTGGGCTGCCTTCGAGCAGTTCATCGAGTCGATGATCGCAACGAACTCGATCGGATCCATCCGTGAAATCTGGTGGGACATCCGCCCCCACGTCATGTACGGGACGTTGGAGTTCCGGATGTGCGATGGCATGGCCACCCTGCGCGAAGTGATCGCCCTGGCTGCGTTGGCACAGTGCCTCGTCGAGTACCTGCACTCGTCCATCGAATCCGGCCGTATCCCCCCGGATCCGGTGGGCTGGGTCGTCCGGGAGAACAAGTGGCGAGCCGCTCGCTTCGGCATGGACGCGGTGCTCGTGGCAGCCGATGGCACCACCCGCCCGCTGCGCCAAGATGTCGAGCGGCTACTGACCGATCTGCAAGCCACTGCCGTGTCCCTGAACTGCGCCACCCAACTGGGCTGGATCCGCGACATCCTGGACAAGGGCGCCAGCTACCAGCGACAGCGTGCCGTGATCGAATCCGGCGGCTCACTGCGCGATGTCGTGAGTCTTCTGGTCGACGAGTTCATGTATGACCGGATCGACGGGCAGCGGTGA
- a CDS encoding DUF1275 family protein produces the protein MSTPESAAHGPPSQVGEAVASTTFRFDLAATFLSAWTIGVVDTSTYERFGVFTSNQAGNLVLVATSLFSDRPTALLPAESLLGAAVGVVLGNRLGLRFDAHDRMRVLAPLLLATVLLVLTLIIEYADLPATLLIPTASTSLACLAAAMLFLPSVSMWITANTGQFLSAATGLFGPRSASGTWRGLSRTTYLAAILVLGFVLGSLWVGSGLFAEYTALVGVIPAFLAIAAAVRQVRLRPRPETVN, from the coding sequence ATGAGCACTCCGGAGTCGGCAGCCCACGGTCCGCCGAGCCAAGTCGGCGAGGCTGTTGCCAGCACGACCTTCCGGTTCGATTTGGCGGCGACATTCCTGTCAGCGTGGACCATCGGAGTTGTCGACACGTCGACGTATGAACGCTTCGGCGTGTTCACGTCCAATCAGGCGGGCAACCTGGTCCTCGTCGCCACGAGCCTGTTCAGCGATCGTCCGACAGCACTGCTGCCCGCGGAATCCTTGCTGGGGGCGGCCGTGGGTGTCGTGCTCGGCAACCGACTCGGCCTCCGCTTCGACGCCCACGACCGCATGCGGGTCCTGGCGCCGCTGCTGCTGGCCACCGTGCTGTTGGTCCTCACCCTGATCATCGAGTACGCCGACCTTCCGGCGACTCTGCTGATCCCCACCGCGAGCACGAGTTTGGCGTGCCTGGCGGCCGCGATGCTGTTTCTGCCCAGCGTGTCGATGTGGATCACGGCCAACACCGGACAGTTCCTCAGTGCGGCGACCGGCCTGTTCGGCCCACGCTCCGCATCGGGAACATGGCGGGGGCTGAGCCGGACCACGTACCTGGCCGCGATCCTCGTCCTCGGGTTCGTCCTCGGCTCGCTGTGGGTGGGGTCGGGCCTGTTCGCCGAGTACACGGCACTCGTCGGAGTGATCCCGGCGTTCCTGGCCATCGCCGCAGCGGTCCGTCAGGTTCGACTTCGCCCTCGCCCCGAGACGGTCAACTGA
- a CDS encoding IS5 family transposase, whose protein sequence is MLLANRDAPAWRASAVSCSTVGSRQNRNVVCRTSTDNHIPPTSPWNARAEAGISPGVGGSCYQRRSCDRNPYPSDLTDSAWTALEPLLTRDITLPGRRIDPDRLREYVDAILYVLRTGCPWRHLPHDFAVEWPAAHQQFMRWTRRGVWDSALVKLREQTRLADGRKAAATGAVVDSSSVKASPVPGQRGFDGAKKIDGIKRHILTDTAGLLLAVEVTAANEQDRAVLPRLLDVAKSSCPGMAKVWADKGYTGPATRELAAKTGIDIEIVSGPKPPPGTGFLVQPRRWVVERTHAWINRNRRMVRQWEATLEAHTGFLILSQIALLLNRLT, encoded by the coding sequence GTGTTGCTCGCGAACCGGGACGCACCGGCATGGCGGGCCAGCGCCGTGTCCTGCTCGACCGTGGGGTCGAGGCAGAACCGGAACGTCGTGTGCCGCACGAGCACAGACAACCACATACCCCCGACAAGCCCGTGGAACGCGCGTGCTGAGGCCGGTATCAGTCCCGGTGTCGGAGGGTCCTGCTATCAACGGCGGTCATGTGACCGAAACCCGTACCCGTCCGACCTGACCGACTCGGCCTGGACCGCATTGGAGCCGCTGCTCACCCGCGACATCACTCTTCCCGGCCGCCGGATCGACCCCGACCGGCTGCGCGAGTACGTCGACGCGATCCTGTACGTACTGCGCACCGGCTGTCCGTGGCGGCACCTGCCCCACGACTTCGCCGTCGAGTGGCCAGCCGCCCATCAGCAGTTCATGCGTTGGACCAGGCGCGGCGTCTGGGACTCGGCATTGGTGAAGCTGCGTGAGCAGACCCGCCTGGCCGACGGCCGCAAAGCGGCTGCGACCGGCGCTGTGGTGGACTCGTCCTCAGTGAAGGCCAGCCCTGTGCCAGGCCAGCGCGGGTTCGACGGGGCCAAGAAGATCGACGGCATCAAGCGGCATATCTTGACCGACACCGCCGGGCTGCTGCTCGCCGTCGAGGTGACGGCCGCCAACGAGCAAGACCGGGCCGTGCTGCCCAGACTGCTCGACGTTGCGAAGTCCTCCTGCCCGGGGATGGCCAAGGTGTGGGCGGACAAGGGCTACACCGGTCCGGCAACGCGAGAGCTCGCCGCCAAGACCGGCATCGACATCGAGATCGTCTCCGGTCCGAAGCCGCCGCCCGGCACCGGGTTCCTCGTGCAACCACGCCGCTGGGTCGTCGAACGCACCCACGCCTGGATCAACCGCAACCGGCGCATGGTCCGACAATGGGAAGCCACCCTCGAAGCCCACACCGGCTTCCTCATCCTCAGCCAGATCGCACTCCTGCTGAACCGGCTCACGTGA
- a CDS encoding patatin-like phospholipase family protein encodes MAQARTPAEWDSVAGTLRDDILRMSVKDSAFVKQPWLAALDGTSAGEDIEHLIRGKTRPPIPPDPTAPQGTDVLAGAGPAPLTFRQGWEDLKSLVANLPAQHRAMKQFGVDSRSIMLLDPLEAAFRGTTPGTGPAPIDEGAVARDGVRLRLTITALNDGCPRYITESGTAVESDAVTPAGTGDDQPGVISGLLASSSVPMVFPPRPIGSDVYVDGGVVQNIPLEPAVALGATNVFLVLADPLHCPPPRIDYRTANLLEVGMRAEATVAFYAQQQRDVAGPTANWGVDHHDRPDRHSDQHVRDRPRAAHHHDGLRLVTRLR; translated from the coding sequence ATCGCGCAGGCCCGCACCCCCGCGGAGTGGGACTCGGTGGCCGGCACTCTGCGCGACGACATCCTGCGGATGAGTGTCAAGGACAGCGCATTCGTCAAGCAACCCTGGCTCGCCGCCTTGGACGGCACCAGCGCGGGCGAGGACATCGAGCACCTGATCCGCGGCAAGACCCGCCCGCCGATCCCACCGGACCCGACCGCACCACAGGGGACCGACGTCCTGGCCGGGGCCGGACCCGCACCACTGACATTCCGGCAGGGGTGGGAGGACCTCAAGTCCTTGGTGGCGAATCTCCCCGCTCAGCACCGGGCGATGAAGCAGTTCGGCGTGGATAGCCGGTCGATCATGCTGCTGGATCCGCTCGAAGCGGCATTCCGCGGCACCACCCCCGGGACGGGGCCCGCGCCGATCGACGAGGGCGCCGTTGCGCGGGACGGGGTGCGGCTGCGCTTGACGATCACCGCGCTCAACGACGGGTGTCCCCGCTACATCACGGAGTCGGGAACGGCCGTCGAATCCGACGCTGTCACACCCGCCGGAACGGGTGACGACCAACCAGGGGTGATCAGCGGGCTGCTGGCGTCATCGAGCGTGCCGATGGTGTTTCCGCCACGGCCGATCGGCTCTGACGTCTACGTCGATGGCGGCGTCGTGCAGAACATTCCCCTGGAGCCAGCTGTCGCTCTTGGCGCCACAAATGTCTTCTTGGTGTTGGCTGACCCGCTTCACTGCCCGCCGCCCCGCATCGATTACCGGACGGCGAACCTGCTGGAGGTCGGCATGCGAGCTGAGGCCACGGTCGCGTTCTACGCCCAGCAACAGCGTGATGTTGCAGGCCCGACTGCCAACTGGGGTGTCGATCACCATGATCGACCCGACCGTCACAGCGATCAGCACGTTCGAGACCGACCCCGGGCTGCTCACCATCACGATGGACTACGGCTGGTTACGCGCCTGCGGTGA
- a CDS encoding transposase, with translation MRHTTFRFCLDPTVEQDTALARHAGASRFASNTCLRLVKHALAAKQADPGVKVPWTGFDLINAFNAWKKTEDAGRLFVVDGAGTAEVQVTGLAWRTQVCQQVFEEAAVDLGKGLAAFTASRKGDRAGRRVGFPRFKRKGRAVESFRLRNKHPKGGKPPIRVGDGDRPRSVTLPGAGAVKVHDDTRRLRRLIATGRGRILFATVSRRAGRWFVSLNVEAADLHQAQRHDQQLVEAAGFLGVDRGLHDLAVAASADGAEAARIPAPRHLQHAQAKQRRLARAVTRKPTGSRNRRKAAARLGRHHQQTRNRRHHVLHAAANTLAQYLGVPPLAGEGRRRRPQRERHARQPPPRSSHLRRRLDRTGPADHLPAGLARRSGGHRGPVVPIVEDLLRLRRGRPGPHPRAAHLPVRGVRTGTGPRPQRSDQPRRVG, from the coding sequence GTGCGGCACACGACGTTCCGGTTCTGCCTCGACCCCACGGTCGAGCAGGACACGGCGCTGGCCCGCCATGCCGGTGCGTCCCGGTTCGCGAGCAACACGTGCCTGCGGCTGGTCAAGCACGCGCTCGCCGCCAAACAGGCTGATCCCGGCGTGAAGGTGCCCTGGACCGGGTTCGACCTGATCAACGCGTTCAACGCGTGGAAGAAGACCGAGGACGCGGGACGGTTGTTCGTGGTTGACGGCGCCGGGACGGCCGAGGTGCAGGTGACCGGCCTGGCGTGGCGCACGCAGGTGTGCCAGCAGGTCTTCGAGGAAGCAGCCGTCGATCTCGGCAAGGGGCTGGCGGCGTTCACCGCGTCCCGCAAGGGCGACCGGGCCGGGCGGCGGGTCGGGTTCCCCAGGTTCAAGCGCAAGGGAAGGGCCGTCGAGTCGTTCCGACTGCGCAACAAGCACCCCAAGGGCGGCAAGCCGCCGATCCGCGTCGGTGACGGCGACCGACCCCGGTCGGTGACCCTGCCCGGTGCCGGCGCGGTGAAGGTCCACGACGACACCCGCCGGCTGCGGCGCCTCATCGCCACTGGCCGCGGCCGGATCTTGTTCGCGACCGTGTCCCGGCGCGCGGGCCGCTGGTTCGTCAGCCTCAACGTGGAAGCCGCCGACCTGCACCAGGCCCAGCGGCACGACCAGCAGTTGGTAGAAGCTGCCGGGTTCCTGGGTGTGGACCGTGGTCTGCACGACCTGGCCGTGGCTGCCTCGGCCGACGGCGCCGAGGCAGCGCGCATCCCCGCGCCGAGGCACCTGCAACACGCCCAAGCCAAGCAGCGGCGGCTGGCCCGAGCCGTCACCCGCAAACCGACAGGATCGAGGAACAGGAGGAAGGCCGCCGCCCGGCTCGGGCGGCACCACCAGCAGACCAGGAACCGAAGGCACCACGTCTTGCACGCCGCCGCCAACACGCTGGCCCAATACCTGGGGGTCCCCCCGCTTGCGGGGGAGGGTCGCCGTCGAAGACCTCAACGTGAAAGGCATGCTCGCCAACCACCGCCTCGCAGCAGCCATCTCCGACGCCGCCTGGACCGAACTGGCCCGGCTGATCACCTACCGGCAGGACTGGCGCGGCGGTCAGGTGGTCACCGTGGACCGGTGGTTCCCATCGTCGAAGACCTGCTCCGGCTGCGGCGCGGTCGACCCGGACCTCACCCTCGCGCAGCGCACCTACCGGTGCGCGGCGTGCGGACTGGAACTGGACCGCGACCGCAACGCAGCGATCAACCTCGCCGCGTGGGCTGA
- a CDS encoding amidohydrolase, with product MIDNWTDTHQAELIAFRRRLHAEPELSFDEVSTTDAVMERLNVDGLRPHRLASGTGLSCEIGADGPVVALRAELDALAMDDVKDVPYRSRNSGVAHACGHDVHTTVVLGSGLVLSELARQELLPGRVRLLFEPGEERVPGGAVEMVEAGLLAEVESVFAVHCDPKIDVGTLGTRIGAITSASDLVEITLAGPGGHTARPGLTVDLVSVMAQLVAEVPQIMTQRMGGPDNCRLVFGTIHAGAAANVIPAQGVVSGSLRTPDLEAWAQAPGILRETLEKVLAPTGAEWTLRHVRGVPPVVNNEEAARTLARSGRSFLGPDSVIETEHSWGGDSFGWMTSEVPGAFVRLGTHDPASAARLDLHHSRFDVDERCIAIGVRTLTRAALDALANESVSRSQPQTT from the coding sequence GTGATCGACAATTGGACGGACACCCACCAGGCGGAGTTGATCGCCTTCCGACGCCGGCTGCACGCCGAGCCCGAACTGAGTTTCGACGAGGTCTCGACGACTGATGCCGTCATGGAGCGTCTCAATGTGGACGGCCTTCGGCCGCACCGATTGGCGTCCGGGACCGGGTTGTCCTGCGAGATCGGAGCCGACGGGCCGGTGGTGGCGCTGCGCGCCGAACTCGACGCGTTGGCCATGGACGATGTCAAGGACGTCCCTTATCGGTCCCGGAACAGTGGGGTCGCGCACGCCTGCGGACACGACGTCCACACGACCGTCGTGCTCGGGTCGGGCCTGGTGCTGAGCGAGCTGGCGCGCCAGGAACTGCTCCCGGGAAGGGTGCGACTGCTGTTCGAGCCCGGCGAGGAACGGGTCCCGGGTGGGGCGGTGGAGATGGTTGAGGCAGGACTGCTCGCGGAAGTGGAATCGGTGTTCGCGGTGCACTGTGATCCCAAGATCGACGTTGGCACCTTGGGTACCCGCATCGGTGCGATCACCAGCGCTTCGGATCTGGTGGAGATCACATTGGCCGGTCCCGGCGGTCACACCGCCCGCCCCGGTTTGACTGTGGACCTGGTATCGGTGATGGCGCAGTTGGTGGCCGAAGTGCCGCAGATCATGACTCAGCGAATGGGTGGCCCGGACAACTGCCGTCTCGTGTTCGGGACCATTCACGCGGGAGCAGCTGCGAATGTCATCCCCGCGCAGGGCGTGGTGTCGGGATCCCTGCGGACACCGGACCTCGAAGCCTGGGCGCAGGCGCCGGGCATCTTGCGCGAGACCCTGGAGAAGGTACTTGCGCCCACCGGTGCCGAGTGGACCCTGCGGCATGTCCGAGGAGTCCCCCCGGTGGTCAACAACGAAGAGGCCGCGCGCACCCTCGCGCGATCCGGACGCTCATTCCTGGGCCCGGACTCGGTCATCGAGACCGAACACTCGTGGGGTGGAGACTCATTCGGCTGGATGACCAGCGAGGTTCCGGGGGCGTTCGTCCGGCTCGGCACACACGATCCCGCGTCAGCGGCGCGACTGGATTTGCACCACTCCCGCTTCGACGTGGACGAGCGCTGCATCGCGATCGGGGTGCGTACCCTCACGCGTGCAGCGCTCGACGCACTGGCGAACGAGTCGGTCAGCCGTTCTCAGCCGCAGACAACGTGA
- a CDS encoding M23 family metallopeptidase, which yields MDPDDLAHLSPAGKWFFPTDDPDWREERVNPGTEPGMRLHPVLGYARCHDGWDTGDGAGEPIHAVADGVVVLSPNNGGAGNMVTISHGGGVESIYMHLSEFAPGINGTVVKRGQVIGKVGTTGLSSGPHLHFQTTVDGQPVDPRHFFYGDPLKPACG from the coding sequence GTGGACCCGGACGACCTCGCGCACCTGTCACCCGCGGGCAAGTGGTTCTTCCCGACTGACGACCCTGATTGGCGCGAGGAACGCGTCAACCCCGGCACTGAACCGGGCATGCGTCTCCATCCCGTTCTGGGCTACGCGCGTTGCCATGATGGCTGGGACACCGGCGACGGTGCCGGCGAACCGATCCACGCAGTTGCCGACGGTGTGGTGGTGCTGTCGCCGAACAACGGCGGCGCCGGCAACATGGTCACCATCAGCCACGGCGGCGGCGTCGAATCGATCTACATGCACCTGTCGGAGTTCGCGCCCGGAATCAATGGCACCGTGGTCAAGCGGGGTCAGGTCATCGGCAAGGTCGGCACCACGGGATTGTCCTCCGGGCCCCACCTGCACTTCCAGACGACTGTCGATGGTCAACCAGTCGATCCGCGGCACTTCTTCTACGGCGACCCCCTGAAGCCCGCCTGCGGCTGA
- a CDS encoding gamma-glutamyltransferase — MSESASSAIGGRPAVAQGPPGCAAVAAGSRDTALAAAAVLRAGGNAVDAALGGMLAACVSEVVFTSLGGGGFLMVRDPEGATEVMDFFANTPGLGASGPERDPEFTPVTVRYPGTEQVFHVGPGSVAVPGALSGFLDAHRRHGRARLSDVVAPAVALGRDGAVLEPLQAVVLDLVREIMALTEECARLISTPHGHALAGDMLHNTDFARFLRRMADGEVTSMTSLPFADPLLDLMRHTSGHVTEEDLATYEVIVREPLLVERNGSMIAMNPPPAFGGLIIGEALGDLELIDGSPLSWVDVVNALAEATRSNRVADLAEQTPQVKQGTTHISVVDADGLMASMTTSNGAGSGVVHPGTGIHLNNMLGEEDLNPGGFHSLPPGLRMGSMMAPVIVAGPDGSVTGMGTGGSERIRSALLLTLLRLVDLGVGIDDAVAGPRLHPNDAEVQLEPGWDPRVPDLLRNRGPVNIWPAQNLFFGGVHAVRREADGSVVAVGDSRRAGAAVVVPL; from the coding sequence GTGAGCGAGTCCGCCAGCAGTGCCATCGGGGGGCGTCCGGCTGTCGCGCAGGGGCCGCCCGGATGTGCAGCTGTCGCCGCGGGAAGCCGTGACACCGCACTGGCGGCAGCGGCGGTGCTACGTGCCGGCGGGAACGCAGTCGATGCCGCGCTGGGCGGCATGCTCGCCGCGTGTGTGTCCGAAGTTGTCTTCACATCATTGGGTGGTGGCGGGTTCCTGATGGTCCGCGACCCCGAAGGCGCGACCGAGGTGATGGACTTCTTCGCCAACACCCCGGGATTGGGAGCGTCTGGGCCGGAGCGCGATCCAGAGTTCACACCTGTGACGGTGCGCTACCCGGGAACCGAGCAGGTGTTCCACGTCGGTCCGGGCTCGGTCGCGGTCCCCGGAGCCCTTTCGGGATTCCTCGATGCCCACCGACGCCACGGTCGGGCGCGGTTGTCCGACGTGGTCGCACCTGCCGTGGCGCTGGGTCGTGACGGTGCGGTTCTGGAACCGCTGCAAGCCGTGGTGCTCGATCTCGTGCGGGAGATCATGGCACTGACCGAGGAATGCGCCAGACTCATCAGCACGCCACACGGTCATGCACTCGCGGGCGACATGCTGCACAACACGGACTTCGCCCGATTCCTGCGACGTATGGCCGACGGCGAGGTCACGTCAATGACCTCGTTGCCGTTCGCAGACCCGCTGCTGGACCTCATGCGCCACACCTCGGGACATGTCACCGAGGAGGACCTCGCCACCTATGAGGTGATCGTGCGCGAACCGCTTTTGGTGGAGCGTAACGGCAGCATGATCGCCATGAATCCGCCGCCCGCCTTCGGGGGATTGATCATCGGCGAGGCGCTCGGGGACCTCGAGTTGATCGATGGCAGTCCGCTGTCGTGGGTCGACGTCGTCAATGCCCTGGCCGAAGCGACCCGATCGAATCGGGTGGCGGACCTCGCGGAACAAACGCCCCAGGTCAAGCAGGGCACGACCCACATCAGTGTGGTCGATGCCGACGGTCTCATGGCCAGCATGACGACCTCCAACGGCGCCGGATCCGGGGTCGTACATCCGGGCACCGGCATCCACCTGAACAACATGCTCGGCGAGGAGGATCTGAATCCCGGGGGGTTCCACTCGCTGCCGCCGGGCCTGCGGATGGGTTCGATGATGGCGCCGGTCATCGTGGCGGGCCCGGACGGCTCGGTCACCGGCATGGGGACCGGCGGAAGCGAGCGCATCCGGTCGGCACTGTTGTTGACCCTGCTGCGCCTGGTCGACCTGGGTGTCGGCATCGATGACGCGGTGGCAGGACCGCGACTACATCCCAACGATGCGGAGGTCCAGTTGGAGCCGGGGTGGGACCCCCGCGTGCCCGACCTGCTGCGCAACCGTGGACCCGTCAACATCTGGCCGGCCCAGAACCTCTTCTTCGGTGGTGTCCATGCCGTGCGCCGGGAGGCCGACGGGAGTGTTGTCGCCGTTGGTGATTCCCGCCGTGCGGGTGCTGCCGTGGTCGTGCCGCTCTAA
- a CDS encoding acyl-CoA-binding protein, translated as MSDLDERFEAAVAASKTLTTAPDQDTMLSMYALFKQANEGDVSGKRPGFTNPVGRAKFDAREKISGMSADQAKQDYIALVDSLS; from the coding sequence ATGTCAGACCTCGATGAGCGCTTCGAAGCCGCCGTCGCCGCCTCCAAGACACTGACCACAGCGCCCGACCAGGACACGATGCTCAGCATGTACGCCCTGTTCAAGCAGGCCAACGAAGGTGATGTCTCCGGCAAGCGCCCCGGCTTCACGAACCCGGTCGGCCGCGCCAAGTTCGACGCACGCGAGAAGATCTCCGGCATGTCCGCGGATCAGGCCAAGCAGGACTACATCGCACTGGTCGACTCGCTGAGCTGA
- a CDS encoding class I SAM-dependent methyltransferase, with the protein MAHRIAGSYGTDAPYVPIISAVAGAAMLGYGLFAGGGVFAVVVAVLLLAQAALYMYVTKDGKFTVWRELIEGLNLRGDETALDIGCGRGMVLITLAQYLPSGRAVGLDLWRSKDQSGNSEEATMANAAANGVAERIELVTGDMSDLGQFPDDTFDVVTASVAIQNIKDAALRERTVREMLRVTKPGGQILIADIQYSQQYEEVLVAAGAKDVERHSLGLRMMYGNPFFLSRIVRATKP; encoded by the coding sequence ATGGCCCACCGTATCGCCGGTAGTTATGGCACCGACGCTCCGTACGTTCCGATCATCAGCGCCGTCGCTGGCGCCGCGATGCTTGGTTATGGCCTGTTCGCGGGCGGCGGAGTGTTTGCCGTCGTGGTGGCCGTACTGCTGCTCGCGCAAGCCGCGTTGTACATGTACGTGACCAAGGACGGTAAGTTCACGGTCTGGCGGGAACTCATCGAGGGCCTGAACCTACGTGGTGACGAAACGGCACTGGACATCGGCTGCGGTCGCGGCATGGTGCTCATCACCTTGGCGCAGTACCTGCCGTCCGGTCGGGCCGTGGGGCTGGACCTGTGGCGGTCGAAGGACCAGAGCGGGAACAGCGAAGAGGCGACCATGGCCAACGCCGCCGCGAACGGCGTGGCCGAACGGATCGAACTGGTCACCGGCGACATGTCCGACTTGGGGCAGTTCCCCGACGACACGTTCGACGTCGTGACCGCCAGCGTGGCAATCCAGAACATCAAGGACGCTGCGCTGCGGGAGCGGACCGTTCGCGAGATGCTGCGGGTCACCAAGCCCGGCGGTCAGATCCTGATCGCGGACATCCAGTACTCGCAACAGTACGAGGAGGTGCTGGTTGCGGCGGGCGCCAAGGACGTCGAACGGCACAGCCTCGGCCTTCGCATGATGTACGGCAACCCGTTCTTCCTGTCCCGCATCGTGCGGGCGACGAAACCCTGA
- a CDS encoding NlpC/P60 family protein, giving the protein MILLPDRTVRMATYAVSRMGAGYSWRQNTHDTMDCSALVDRAWNIPSAGADAATADRPTVPDGVPGLARDMRLVATDTIAPGDVVFYLDVDHGVNHAGIAVTPDTMIAAEPLTGGVNAVAIDTERVWRVGRPAAKPKPQANP; this is encoded by the coding sequence GTGATTCTGCTGCCCGACCGTACGGTGCGCATGGCGACCTACGCCGTGTCCCGCATGGGTGCGGGGTACTCCTGGCGACAGAACACTCACGACACGATGGACTGTTCCGCGTTGGTTGACCGGGCCTGGAACATCCCGTCGGCGGGAGCAGATGCGGCCACGGCGGATCGTCCGACCGTGCCCGACGGTGTTCCGGGTCTGGCGCGCGACATGCGGCTGGTTGCGACTGACACGATCGCGCCGGGGGATGTCGTGTTCTACCTGGACGTTGATCACGGCGTGAACCACGCGGGAATCGCCGTGACTCCGGACACCATGATTGCCGCCGAACCACTTACCGGCGGAGTCAATGCCGTTGCCATCGACACCGAGCGGGTCTGGCGGGTGGGGCGCCCGGCCGCGAAGCCCAAGCCGCAGGCCAATCCCTGA